From a region of the Archocentrus centrarchus isolate MPI-CPG fArcCen1 chromosome 18, fArcCen1, whole genome shotgun sequence genome:
- the LOC115797368 gene encoding zinc finger BED domain-containing protein 4-like yields MSQQYLRYCGNSAEARRIQAMMSTNSFVWGHFTKIDNDSAKCMLCDRVVKCSGGSTSGLRRHLESKHDKHEERPSCSKRAKMLDGYFSRVSSKSLEEILAEMAAFDGFSFNSMAKCEYLRSALKRDGYTLPKNPTEISKQVRVFANEEKIKLAEMFQDMVKKGLRFSLTIDEYTSSQHKRYMSINVHGAQTYWNLGVIHVRGTMPAEKVKALVDDQLQCFKLDMNQHIVCCTTDGASVMVKFGRLVLPELQLCYAHAVHLAVTDVLYHRATSDGESKASEEEEESSEDSDDELAVCEDGYRSVREDMYRSVERVRKIARHFHKSPVSNDKLRECVKQDQGKELALILDCRTRWNSLADMLDRYIALHRPVTKTLVDINNALIITNEELALIQQLSSCLKPVKMGVESLCNRDTTLVKADGIFIFMIDQLTKQDTPLSLEMRDAIERRFMERRQKNLVSLYRYLLDPGVLVAPAPRPTEIFTMPSRQMLIRTAKGLVERLFLGRFSEESASEGDADARPTSPTEDVSTEGNLALDLQQAISMTTTPASDEIKEGDLMKVLTKEFSLFEATNRRPPHLQQLFDALHSVQATSVEAERAFSICGQFVTKLRNRLSAESLDALCFLKAHFQKKKKASEC; encoded by the exons ATGAGTCAACAGTACTTACGGTATTGCGGTAACTCAGCAGAAGCGAGGCGCATACAGGCAATGATGTCTACGAACAGTTTTGTGTGGGGGCATTTTACAAAAATAGATAATGACAGCGCCAAATGTATGTTGTGTGACCGAGTCGTCAAATGTTCTGGTGGATCAACAAGCGGACTACGCAGACATTTAGAGTCCAAACATGACAAACACGAAGAAAGGCCATCATGTTCAAAACGTGCTAAAATGCTGGATGGCTACTTTAGCCGAGTTAGCAGCAAGTCTCTTGAAGAAATACTAGCGGAGATGGCAGCTTTTGATGGATTCTCCTTTAATAGTATGGCGAAATGTGAGTATCTGAGATCAGCACTCAAGAGGGATGGCTACACTCTCCCAAAGAATCCCACAGAAATCTCCAAGCAGGTTAGAGTGTTTGCGAACGAGGAGAAAATTAAACTGGCCGAAATGTTCCAAGACATGGTGAAGAAAGGGTTGCGTTTTTCGTTGACCATTGACGAATACACTTCTTCCCAACATAAGCGGTACATGAGCATAAATGTGCACGGTGCGCAAACTTACTGGAATTTAGGTGTCATACATGTCCGTGGAACAATGCCAGCAGAAAAAGTGAAAGCATTGGTTGACGATCAGCTTCAATGTTTCAAGCTTGACATGAACCAACACATTGTGTGCTGCACTACGGATGGAGCATCAGTGATGGTGAAGTTTGGGAGACTGGTGCTGCCGGAATTACAGCTGTGCTATGCCCACGCAGTTCACCTGGCTGTCACAGATGTGCTCTACCACCGTGCCACCTCTGATGGAGAGAGCAAAGcaagtgaagaagaggaggagagcagtGAAGACTCTGATGACGAGTTAGCTGTGTGCGAGGATGGGTATCGGTCAGTGAGAGAGGACATGTACAGGAGCGTGGAGCGAGTGCGTAAAATTGCGAGGCACTTCCACAAATCCCCAGTCAGCAACGACAAGCTGAGGGAATGTGTCAAACAAGACCAGGGGAAAGAGTTGGCACTCATCTTGGATTGTCGCACCAGATGGAACAGTTTGGCTGACATGCTGGACCGCTACATTGCACTACACAGACCAGTGACGAAGACCCTCGTTGATATCAACAATGCACTAATCATCACCAACGAAGAGCTTGCACTCATTCAGCAACTCAGCTCCTGCTTAAAGCCGGTGAAGATGGGAGTCGAATCGCTTTGTAACCGTGACACCACCCTCGTTAAAGCTGATGGGATTTTCATCTTCATGATTGACCAGTTGACAAAGCAGGACACCCCCCTGAGCCTTGAAATGAGGGATGCGATTGAGAGGAGATTCATGGAACGGAGACAGAAGAACTTGGTATCTTTGTATAG GTACCTTCTGGATCCCGGTGTTCTAGTCGCACCAGCACCAAGGCCCACTGAGATTTTCACCATGCCATCAAGACAGATGCTGATACGGACGGCTAAGGGACTTGTGGAGCGTCTTTTCCTCGGCCGTTTCTCCGAAGAGAGCGCGAGCGAGGGTGATGCAGATGCCAGACCTACATCACCGACTGAAGACGTCTCAACTGAAGGGAACCTAGCATTGGATCTGCAGCAGGCCATTTCAATGACCACTACGCCGGCGTCAGATGAAATCAAAGAGGGTGACCTCATGAAAGTTCTGACCAAAGAGTTTTCTCTGTTCGAAGCTACAAACAGGAGACCGCCCCACCTGCAGCAGTTGTTTGATGCCCTGCATTCTGTTCAGGCTACATCCGTGGAGGCGGAGAGAGCATTTTCTATCTGCGGCCAATTTGTCACTAAACTCCGAAATCGCTTAAGCGCAGAATCTCTCGATGCTCTCTGCTTCTTAAAAGCacactttcagaaaaaaaagaaagcttccgAATGTTAa